From Pandoraea vervacti, the proteins below share one genomic window:
- the nudB gene encoding dihydroneopterin triphosphate diphosphatase — protein sequence MKPFKIPESVLVVIYTPALDVLLIERADAGNFWQSVTGSKDRLDEPLVETAAREVFEETGIRVANGTPVPEASLTDWHHQIQYNIYARWAHRYAPGVTRNTEHWFGLCVPENTVVTLSPREHVNHVWLPWQEAAARCFSPSNGDAIRQLPLRVR from the coding sequence ATGAAGCCTTTCAAGATCCCCGAATCCGTGCTCGTCGTGATCTACACGCCGGCCCTCGACGTACTGCTCATCGAGCGTGCCGACGCCGGGAATTTCTGGCAGTCGGTCACCGGGAGCAAAGACCGGCTCGACGAGCCGCTGGTCGAGACGGCCGCGCGCGAGGTTTTCGAAGAGACCGGGATTCGCGTGGCGAACGGCACGCCCGTGCCCGAAGCGTCGCTCACCGATTGGCATCATCAGATTCAATACAACATCTATGCGCGATGGGCACATCGCTATGCGCCCGGCGTCACGCGCAATACGGAGCACTGGTTCGGCCTGTGCGTGCCGGAAAATACGGTCGTGACGCTCTCGCCGCGCGAGCATGTCAATCACGTCTGGCTACCCTGGCAGGAAGCGGCGGCGCGGTGTTTTTCGCCTTCGAATGGCGATGCCATCCGGCAGTTGCCTTTGCGGGTTCGCTAG
- a CDS encoding sodium:solute symporter family protein produces the protein MLIWFVILYWVISVAIGLLAALKVRNTKDFTVAGRRLPYGMVVAVVFATWFGSEAVLGIPATFIGEGLRGVVADPFGSSMCLVLVGMFFARKLYRMNLMTIGDFYKLKYNRTVEVVTSIAIVISYLGWVGAQIKALGLVFHTVSGGAMSEPTGMIIGAVSVLAYTLLGGMISVAVTDFIQMIIIVVGLVYIAVVVSGMVPGGAEAVIAHAAEAGKFVFLPEMNPADVLAFIAAGVTMMFGSIPQQDVFQRVMSSKSENIAVSGSVTGGVLYFFFTFIPIFLAYSALLIAPSMVQKYIGTDPQQILPQLVLTSVPIVAQVMFFGALLSAIKSCASATLLAPSVTFAENIIRPMLKGRIDDKHLLRLMRMVVLCFTALVLVYALNSKASIFQMVESAYKVTLVCCFVPLAFGLYWKRSSSLGGTLAVFLGLIVWIACEAWAPQALVPPQLAGLLASIAGMVVGSLLQPAGERGQPPEQRVSTI, from the coding sequence ATGCTGATCTGGTTTGTCATTCTGTATTGGGTCATTTCGGTGGCCATCGGGCTGTTGGCCGCCCTCAAGGTCCGCAATACCAAGGATTTCACTGTCGCCGGCCGCCGTCTGCCCTACGGCATGGTCGTGGCGGTCGTGTTCGCCACCTGGTTCGGCTCGGAAGCGGTGCTCGGCATTCCGGCCACGTTCATCGGCGAAGGCCTTCGCGGCGTGGTGGCCGACCCGTTCGGCTCGTCGATGTGTCTGGTTCTCGTAGGCATGTTCTTCGCCCGCAAGCTGTATCGCATGAACCTCATGACGATCGGCGACTTCTACAAGCTCAAGTACAACCGCACCGTCGAGGTCGTGACGTCGATCGCCATCGTGATCTCGTACCTCGGCTGGGTTGGCGCGCAGATCAAGGCGCTCGGTCTCGTGTTCCACACCGTGTCGGGCGGCGCCATGTCGGAGCCTACGGGCATGATCATCGGCGCGGTCTCGGTGCTCGCCTACACGTTGCTTGGCGGCATGATCTCGGTGGCCGTGACCGACTTCATCCAGATGATCATCATCGTGGTGGGGCTGGTGTACATCGCCGTAGTCGTGTCGGGCATGGTGCCCGGCGGGGCGGAAGCCGTGATCGCCCATGCGGCGGAAGCCGGCAAGTTCGTGTTCCTGCCCGAGATGAATCCGGCGGACGTGCTGGCGTTCATTGCGGCGGGCGTGACCATGATGTTCGGTTCGATCCCGCAGCAGGACGTGTTCCAGCGCGTAATGTCGTCCAAATCGGAGAACATTGCCGTCTCCGGTTCGGTCACGGGCGGGGTGCTGTACTTCTTCTTCACGTTCATCCCGATTTTCCTCGCCTACTCGGCGCTGCTCATCGCGCCGTCGATGGTGCAGAAGTACATCGGCACCGATCCGCAGCAGATCCTGCCCCAGTTGGTGCTCACCAGCGTGCCGATCGTCGCGCAGGTCATGTTCTTCGGGGCGCTGCTCTCGGCCATCAAGAGCTGCGCATCGGCCACGCTGCTGGCGCCGTCGGTGACGTTTGCCGAGAACATCATTCGCCCGATGCTCAAGGGGCGCATCGACGACAAGCATCTGCTGCGCCTGATGCGTATGGTCGTGCTGTGTTTCACGGCGCTGGTGCTTGTGTACGCCCTGAACTCGAAGGCATCGATCTTCCAGATGGTCGAGAGCGCCTATAAGGTCACGCTGGTGTGCTGCTTCGTGCCGCTGGCTTTCGGCCTGTACTGGAAGCGTTCGAGTTCGCTGGGCGGCACGCTGGCCGTGTTCCTCGGCCTGATCGTGTGGATTGCCTGCGAAGCCTGGGCGCCCCAGGCGCTGGTGCCGCCGCAACTCGCCGGTTTGCTGGCGTCGATTGCGGGGATGGTCGTCGGCTCGCTGCTGCAACCGGCCGGCGAACGCGGTCAACCGCCCGAGCAGCGGGTCTCTACGATCTGA
- a CDS encoding FmdB family zinc ribbon protein: MPIYAYRCETCGFAKDVLQKMSDDPLSQCPECGKDTFRKQVTAAGFQLKGSGWYVTDFRGGSGGTSAPASGAAASSAPAASGESASASGASESSSAPAASCGGGCACH, translated from the coding sequence ATGCCTATCTACGCCTATCGTTGCGAAACATGCGGTTTCGCGAAAGATGTGCTGCAAAAAATGAGCGATGACCCGCTCTCCCAGTGCCCGGAATGCGGCAAGGACACGTTTCGCAAGCAGGTGACTGCGGCCGGGTTCCAGCTCAAGGGTTCGGGCTGGTATGTGACCGATTTCCGGGGCGGTTCGGGTGGCACGAGCGCACCGGCGTCCGGTGCGGCGGCATCGTCTGCCCCGGCGGCGTCCGGTGAGAGCGCTTCGGCATCGGGCGCCAGCGAGTCGTCGAGCGCCCCCGCTGCGAGCTGCGGCGGCGGTTGCGCCTGTCACTGA
- a CDS encoding methyltransferase domain-containing protein — translation MPHAPHVPREDDAPGQGGAPAVPSFAHRDSSQAAFWDERFAKAFTPWDAAGVPAALRTFVAAEGAPRATLIPGCGAAYEAAWLDAQGWPVRAIDFSPMAVASAKAQLGPRASLVEQADFFTYAPPFTLDLIYERAFLCALPRDLWQDYGRRMAQLLPSGGRLVGFFFLKETQKGPPFGTAPDALDALLASDFVCEDARRVDDSVPVFAGAEHWMVWRRR, via the coding sequence GTGCCGCACGCACCGCATGTACCGCGTGAGGACGATGCGCCGGGGCAGGGCGGGGCGCCCGCCGTGCCGTCGTTCGCGCATCGCGATTCGTCGCAAGCCGCGTTCTGGGACGAACGCTTCGCCAAGGCCTTCACGCCATGGGATGCGGCCGGCGTGCCCGCCGCCCTGCGCACTTTCGTGGCCGCCGAGGGCGCGCCGCGTGCCACGCTGATCCCCGGCTGCGGCGCGGCGTACGAGGCTGCATGGCTCGATGCGCAAGGCTGGCCGGTGCGCGCCATCGATTTCTCGCCGATGGCGGTCGCGTCGGCCAAAGCGCAGTTGGGGCCGCGCGCCTCGCTCGTCGAACAGGCCGATTTCTTCACCTACGCACCGCCTTTCACGCTCGACCTGATCTACGAGCGTGCATTTCTCTGCGCGCTGCCGCGCGACCTCTGGCAGGACTACGGTCGTCGCATGGCGCAGCTCCTGCCGTCGGGTGGCCGTCTGGTCGGGTTCTTCTTTCTCAAAGAGACGCAAAAGGGACCGCCGTTCGGCACCGCCCCGGATGCGCTCGACGCGCTGCTGGCGTCGGACTTCGTCTGCGAGGATGCCCGGCGCGTCGACGATTCCGTGCCCGTGTTCGCCGGCGCCGAGCACTGGATGGTCTGGCGGCGTCGCTGA
- the clsB gene encoding cardiolipin synthase ClsB, with protein sequence MSKYLPFSHDNQLTLLYLGENYFTALVDAIDKATHDVALETYIFEADEAGENVSAALRRAAERGVRVRVITDGVGTSRRLPYIEGWHESGVMHRVYNPHLFGKFGFSRTHRKIAIVDHEVAFVGGINVIDDYHGGGGVRMDDPRWDFAVQCRGPVVAEVVMAFHIQWQRLAPGYLGTPFRHRRHGRRGRLHAPYAGQAAFVARDNLHNRRAVEKAYLMALGRARHEVWLANPYFVPGRRLRRALTQAARRGVAVHLLIGRKEFRLLDTAVPWLYAKLLAAGMRIGEYDMRQLHGKVAVVDDVWATIGSSNLDALSLFLNHEANVVVLDDPVVIELRDHIRAAFAQARQIDPARYGERSRWRRLRQWAAYRAYRLVMKVLTRGKYD encoded by the coding sequence ATGAGCAAGTACCTGCCGTTTTCACACGACAACCAGCTCACGCTGCTCTATCTCGGTGAGAACTACTTCACCGCGCTCGTCGACGCCATCGACAAGGCCACGCATGACGTGGCGCTCGAGACGTACATCTTCGAAGCGGACGAGGCCGGCGAGAACGTATCCGCCGCATTGAGGCGCGCGGCCGAGCGAGGCGTCAGGGTGCGGGTCATCACGGACGGTGTCGGCACGAGCCGGCGTCTGCCCTACATCGAAGGGTGGCACGAGAGCGGCGTGATGCATCGCGTCTACAACCCGCATCTGTTCGGCAAGTTCGGCTTTTCCCGCACGCATCGCAAGATTGCCATCGTCGATCACGAGGTGGCGTTCGTAGGCGGCATCAACGTCATCGACGACTACCACGGCGGCGGTGGCGTGCGTATGGACGATCCGCGCTGGGATTTTGCGGTGCAATGCCGCGGGCCTGTCGTTGCCGAGGTCGTGATGGCCTTTCACATCCAGTGGCAACGTCTTGCACCCGGTTACCTCGGCACACCGTTTCGTCATCGGCGGCATGGACGACGTGGGCGTTTGCACGCCCCGTATGCCGGTCAGGCGGCCTTCGTCGCGCGTGACAATCTCCATAATCGTCGAGCGGTCGAGAAAGCGTATCTGATGGCGCTGGGACGCGCGCGTCACGAAGTCTGGCTCGCGAATCCGTATTTCGTGCCCGGACGTCGGCTGCGACGGGCGCTCACGCAGGCGGCCAGGCGCGGCGTGGCGGTGCATCTGCTCATCGGACGCAAAGAATTCCGTCTGCTCGATACGGCCGTGCCCTGGCTATACGCGAAGCTGCTCGCCGCGGGGATGCGCATTGGCGAGTACGACATGCGGCAACTGCACGGCAAGGTGGCCGTGGTCGACGACGTCTGGGCGACGATCGGGTCGTCGAATCTCGACGCGCTATCCCTGTTCCTGAATCACGAGGCGAACGTGGTCGTGCTCGACGATCCTGTCGTCATCGAACTGCGCGACCACATCCGGGCGGCCTTTGCGCAGGCGCGTCAGATCGACCCGGCCCGATATGGCGAGCGCTCGCGCTGGCGGCGTTTGCGGCAGTGGGCGGCGTATCGCGCCTATCGTCTCGTGATGAAGGTGCTCACCCGCGGCAAGTACGACTGA
- a CDS encoding DUF502 domain-containing protein, producing MSVKKPALKTIFLTGLLVLVPLAITLWVLGLIIGTMDQTLLLLPDEWQPSRLLGMRVPGFGVVVTLAFVFVVGLLAHNFIGQKLVGWWEAILTRIPIVGPLYGSVKQVSDTLLSSSGNAFRKALLVRYPHGESWTIAFLTGAPGGDVVNHLQGEYVSVYVPTTPNPTSGFFLMMKASDVIELDMTVDAALKYIVSMGVVAPAHNPRQQRPGPLL from the coding sequence ATGAGCGTCAAAAAACCGGCGTTGAAGACGATTTTCCTTACCGGCCTGCTGGTGCTGGTGCCCCTGGCCATCACGCTCTGGGTGCTGGGCCTGATCATCGGAACGATGGATCAGACCCTGTTGCTGCTGCCCGACGAATGGCAGCCGTCGCGCCTGCTCGGCATGCGCGTGCCGGGCTTCGGCGTGGTGGTCACGCTCGCGTTCGTGTTCGTGGTCGGGCTTCTGGCGCATAATTTCATCGGTCAGAAGCTGGTCGGCTGGTGGGAAGCCATTCTGACGCGCATTCCCATCGTTGGACCCTTGTACGGTAGCGTCAAGCAGGTCTCCGACACCTTGCTCTCGAGCAGCGGCAACGCATTTCGCAAGGCGTTGCTCGTGCGTTATCCGCACGGGGAATCCTGGACCATCGCCTTCCTGACCGGCGCGCCGGGTGGCGATGTGGTCAATCACTTGCAGGGCGAGTACGTGAGCGTCTATGTCCCGACGACGCCGAACCCGACGTCAGGTTTCTTCCTGATGATGAAGGCGAGCGACGTCATCGAACTCGACATGACGGTCGATGCCGCACTGAAGTACATCGTATCGATGGGCGTGGTGGCGCCCGCCCACAACCCGCGCCAGCAACGTCCCGGCCCGCTCCTGTGA
- the aspS gene encoding aspartate--tRNA ligase translates to MSMRTSYCGLVTEQQLGQTVKLCGWVNRRRDHGGVIFIDLRDREGLVQVVCDPDRAEMFKAAEGLRNEFCVQITGLVRSRPAGTENANLTSGKIEVLCHELQVLNPSVTPPFQLDDENLSETTRLTHRVLDLRRPQMQYNLRLRYKVAMEVRKYLDAQGFIDIETPMLTKSTPEGARDYLVPSRVNAGMFFALPQSPQLFKQLLMVAGFDRYYQITKCFRDEDLRADRQPEFTQIDCETSFLSEQEIRDLFENMVRHVFKQAINVDLDAKVPVMEYAEAMRRFGSDKPDLRVKLEFTELTDVMADVDFKVFSVPATTEGGRVVALRVPGGAEISRSEIDAYTDFVKIYGAKGLAWIKVNEVAKGRDGLQSPIVKNLHDAAIASILERTGAQDGDIIFFGADKAKVVNDGIGALRLKIGHSEFGKTHGLFEAGWRPLWVVDFPMFEYDEEDARWVACHHPFTSPKDEHIDYLETDPGKCLAKAYDMVLNGWEIGGGSVRIFQEEVQSKVFRALKLGEEEARAKFGFLLDALQYGAPPHGGIAFGLDRVITMMAGADSIRDVIAFPKTQRAQDLLTQAPSPVDERQLRDLHIRLRQAEAPKA, encoded by the coding sequence ATGTCCATGCGTACCTCCTACTGCGGTCTGGTGACCGAGCAACAACTGGGCCAAACGGTCAAGCTTTGTGGCTGGGTCAATCGCCGCCGTGATCACGGCGGGGTCATCTTCATCGACCTGCGCGATCGCGAGGGTCTGGTGCAGGTCGTGTGCGATCCGGACCGTGCAGAGATGTTCAAGGCCGCCGAAGGCCTGCGCAACGAGTTCTGCGTGCAGATCACGGGCCTCGTGCGCAGCCGTCCGGCCGGCACCGAGAACGCCAATCTGACGAGCGGCAAGATCGAAGTGCTGTGCCACGAGCTCCAGGTGCTCAACCCGTCGGTCACGCCCCCGTTCCAGCTCGACGACGAAAACCTCTCGGAAACCACGCGCCTCACGCATCGCGTGCTGGACCTGCGTCGTCCGCAGATGCAATACAACCTGCGCCTGCGTTACAAGGTGGCGATGGAAGTGCGCAAGTATCTCGACGCGCAAGGCTTCATCGACATCGAAACGCCGATGCTCACGAAGAGCACCCCGGAAGGCGCACGCGACTACCTGGTGCCCTCGCGCGTGAACGCCGGCATGTTCTTTGCGCTGCCGCAATCGCCGCAGCTGTTCAAGCAGTTGCTGATGGTGGCAGGCTTCGATCGCTACTACCAGATCACCAAGTGCTTCCGCGACGAAGACCTGCGCGCCGACCGCCAGCCGGAATTCACGCAGATCGACTGCGAAACCTCGTTCCTCTCGGAGCAGGAAATTCGCGATCTGTTCGAGAACATGGTGCGTCACGTGTTCAAGCAAGCCATCAACGTCGATCTCGACGCCAAGGTGCCGGTCATGGAATACGCCGAAGCCATGCGCCGTTTCGGCTCGGACAAGCCTGACCTGCGCGTGAAGCTCGAATTCACCGAGCTGACCGACGTGATGGCCGACGTGGACTTCAAGGTGTTCTCGGTGCCGGCTACGACCGAAGGCGGGCGTGTGGTGGCTCTGCGCGTGCCGGGCGGTGCGGAGATCTCGCGCAGCGAAATCGATGCTTACACGGACTTCGTGAAGATCTATGGCGCGAAGGGCCTGGCCTGGATCAAGGTCAATGAAGTGGCCAAGGGGCGCGACGGTCTGCAAAGCCCGATCGTGAAGAACCTGCACGACGCGGCCATCGCCTCGATCCTCGAGCGCACCGGCGCGCAAGACGGCGACATCATTTTCTTCGGTGCGGACAAGGCCAAGGTCGTCAACGACGGTATCGGCGCGCTGCGTCTGAAGATCGGTCACTCGGAATTCGGCAAGACCCATGGTCTGTTCGAAGCCGGCTGGCGCCCGCTGTGGGTTGTGGACTTCCCGATGTTCGAGTACGACGAGGAAGATGCCCGCTGGGTGGCTTGCCACCATCCGTTCACGAGCCCGAAGGACGAGCACATCGATTACCTCGAGACCGATCCGGGCAAGTGCCTGGCAAAGGCCTACGACATGGTGCTCAACGGCTGGGAAATCGGCGGCGGTTCGGTCCGTATCTTCCAGGAAGAGGTGCAGAGCAAGGTATTCCGTGCGCTCAAGCTGGGTGAGGAAGAAGCCCGTGCGAAGTTCGGCTTCCTGCTCGACGCGCTGCAATACGGTGCGCCCCCGCACGGCGGTATCGCGTTCGGCCTGGACCGCGTCATCACCATGATGGCCGGCGCCGATTCGATCCGCGACGTGATCGCCTTCCCGAAGACGCAACGTGCGCAGGATCTGCTCACGCAAGCGCCGTCGCCGGTGGACGAGCGTCAACTGCGCGACCTGCATATCCGTCTGCGTCAGGCCGAAGCGCCGAAGGCGTAA
- a CDS encoding TetR/AcrR family transcriptional regulator: MRKGEQTRAAILNAALELAGRDGLEGLTIGLLADRMQMSKSGVFAHFGSREDLQIEVLMEYHRRFEEEVFAPSMEAPRGLPRLRALVDRWMDKRIREVTTGCIYISGAVEYDDRAASPVREALVRSVRLWRSALLRAITQAKEEGHLRADTDPRLMLFEMYSLTLGLHHDARFLREPGAVDVTRVALEKLISSYQRG, translated from the coding sequence ATGCGAAAGGGTGAACAGACACGAGCCGCGATCCTGAACGCCGCGCTGGAACTGGCGGGGCGCGACGGGCTTGAGGGGCTGACGATCGGCTTGCTGGCCGATCGCATGCAAATGAGCAAAAGCGGCGTCTTCGCGCACTTCGGATCGCGCGAGGATTTGCAGATCGAAGTGCTGATGGAGTACCACCGGCGTTTCGAAGAGGAAGTGTTCGCTCCCAGCATGGAAGCGCCGCGCGGCCTGCCGCGACTCAGAGCGCTGGTGGATCGCTGGATGGACAAGCGTATTCGCGAAGTCACGACGGGCTGCATCTATATCAGCGGCGCCGTCGAGTACGACGATCGCGCGGCCAGTCCGGTGCGCGAAGCCTTGGTAAGGAGTGTGCGGCTGTGGCGATCGGCCCTGCTGCGCGCCATTACGCAAGCGAAGGAGGAGGGACATCTGCGTGCGGATACCGATCCGCGTCTGATGCTCTTCGAAATGTACAGCCTGACACTCGGTCTGCATCACGATGCGCGCTTCCTGCGGGAGCCTGGCGCCGTCGACGTGACCCGGGTGGCACTGGAAAAACTGATTTCGTCTTATCAGCGCGGGTAA
- the ubiB gene encoding ubiquinone biosynthesis regulatory protein kinase UbiB, with the protein MRLLRLIKIVFVCYRYGLDELVLSSIPHPFTRALLRVLTIGRSGLKAPRGERLRLALESLGPIFVKFGQVLSTRRDLMPPDIALELARLQDQVPPFDPQVAHASIEKSLGRPLEEVFVEFERIPVASASIAQVHFARIREGEHAGKDVAVKVLRPNMLGVIDSDLALMRDLAGWVERLWPDGKRLKPREVVAEFDKYLHDELDLMREAANAAQLRRNFIDSGMLMVPEIYWEFSSSSVLVMERMYGVPISQIDVLREAGVDLKKLAREGVEIFFTQFLRDGFFHADMHPGNILVSLDPATFGRYIALDCGIVGALSEFDKNYLAQNFLAFFRRDYHRVASLHLESGWVPPDTRVEELEGAIRAVCEPYFDRPLKEISLGLVLMRLFQTSRRFNVEIQPQLVLLQKTLLNIEGLGRQLDPDLDLWKTAKPFLERWMAEQIGPRGWLERLKAEVPQWSKTMPQLPRLIHQALAVHARPQDDTLLLALLHEQRRTNRLLTGAFCLVGGIAIGVLTAFVWLYS; encoded by the coding sequence ATGCGTCTTCTGCGTCTCATCAAGATTGTCTTCGTCTGTTACCGGTATGGTCTCGACGAACTGGTGCTCTCAAGCATTCCCCATCCCTTCACGCGGGCGCTCTTGCGTGTGCTCACCATCGGGCGCAGCGGCCTGAAGGCGCCGCGTGGCGAACGCCTGCGTCTGGCGCTCGAATCGCTCGGGCCGATCTTCGTGAAGTTCGGGCAGGTGCTTTCCACGCGCCGCGACCTGATGCCGCCCGACATCGCGCTGGAACTCGCGCGTTTGCAGGATCAGGTGCCGCCGTTCGATCCGCAGGTGGCGCATGCGAGCATCGAAAAGTCGCTGGGGCGTCCGCTCGAAGAAGTGTTTGTGGAGTTCGAGCGCATTCCGGTGGCCAGCGCGTCGATTGCGCAGGTGCACTTTGCCAGGATTCGCGAGGGGGAGCATGCGGGCAAGGACGTCGCCGTGAAGGTGCTGCGCCCGAACATGCTTGGTGTCATCGACAGCGATCTGGCGCTCATGCGCGATCTGGCCGGCTGGGTCGAACGCCTGTGGCCGGACGGCAAGCGACTCAAGCCGCGCGAAGTCGTTGCCGAATTCGACAAGTACCTGCACGACGAGCTCGACCTGATGCGCGAAGCCGCCAACGCCGCGCAGCTTCGCCGCAACTTCATCGACTCCGGCATGCTGATGGTGCCCGAGATCTATTGGGAGTTCAGTTCCAGTTCGGTGCTCGTGATGGAGCGCATGTACGGCGTGCCGATCAGCCAGATCGACGTGCTGCGCGAGGCGGGCGTGGATCTGAAGAAGCTCGCGCGCGAAGGCGTCGAGATCTTCTTCACGCAGTTCCTGCGCGACGGCTTCTTCCACGCGGATATGCATCCGGGCAACATTCTGGTCAGCCTCGACCCCGCCACGTTCGGCCGCTACATTGCGCTCGATTGCGGCATCGTAGGCGCCCTGTCCGAGTTCGACAAGAATTACCTGGCGCAAAACTTCCTTGCGTTCTTCCGTCGCGACTACCACCGGGTGGCGTCGCTGCATCTGGAGTCGGGCTGGGTGCCGCCCGATACGCGTGTGGAGGAACTCGAAGGGGCGATTCGCGCGGTGTGCGAGCCGTATTTCGACCGTCCCCTCAAGGAAATTTCGCTTGGGCTGGTGCTGATGCGTCTGTTCCAGACGTCGCGCCGCTTCAATGTCGAAATTCAGCCGCAACTCGTGTTGTTGCAGAAAACGCTGCTTAATATCGAGGGATTGGGGCGACAGCTCGATCCGGATCTGGATCTGTGGAAGACCGCCAAGCCGTTCCTCGAGCGCTGGATGGCCGAGCAGATCGGGCCGCGTGGCTGGCTGGAGCGCCTGAAGGCCGAGGTGCCGCAATGGAGCAAGACAATGCCGCAGTTGCCGCGTCTGATCCATCAGGCGCTAGCCGTCCACGCGCGTCCACAGGACGACACGCTGCTGCTGGCGTTGCTGCACGAGCAGCGCCGCACCAATCGGTTGCTCACGGGCGCGTTTTGCCTTGTCGGCGGCATTGCCATTGGCGTGCTGACGGCATTCGTGTGGCTGTATAGCTGA